ACACATTTCGATTTCATGATCTTGAATCTGTCTTTCTGCGACCTCTTCGTCTGCCTCGTTGCCGTCCCCATGTTTGGCTTTGTGATGTTTTTCGATGACAGGAGCAGCATGTCGGACACCTTCTGCTTCGCGTTCCACCTCACCAGCACGGGCTTCGTCATTATGTCTTTGAAGACGGTGGCTGTGATTGCGGTCTACCGTCTCCGGATGGTGCTGGGGCAGCAGTCCAACCAGCCCTCCTCCTTTGCCTGCACGCTCCTCCTTACGATCGTCCTGTGGGTCATCAGTTTTATCCTGGCCACACTGTCGGCCATGAACAAGtaccacagctccaggatctgtGTCCCGCTGCTCGGGCTCATGAATGAAGAGGGCAAGGCCATTTTATACACCTACGTGGTGGACTTTACCCTCTGTGTGGGCATCGTTGCAATTTCCTACGCTCTGATTGCTCAAACCCTGCACAGGAACGCGCAGGTGCGGCGCTGCCCTGTGATAACAGTGGTCGACCCCAAAAAGCCCGACTGCTTCGTCCCGCCAGATGGATCGGAGCCCTCTTTATACCGGCAGCAGAAGTGCAACAAACCACCCCACGTGCAAAcacacctatacacacacaacaaaAGCAAAAATGCGACCTCTTCCAACAAGAAGCTAGAACAGACGGTGAACCTCTCAGCTGTTAAGGACTCCAAGGCGGTAGTGACCTGCGTTATGATACTTCTCTCGGTGGTCTGCTGCCTGCCGCTTGGCGTCGCTCTGGTGCACGATGTCTTGAGCTCCGAGAGCAGTTTCATCGTCTACCAGTTCGAGCTGTGCGGGCTAACCTTGGTGTTTTTCAGGTCGGGCCTCAACCCGTTCATCTATTCCCGCAACAACTCCGGTCTCCGCAAGAAGGTGGCTTGGTGCGTGCAGCTGGCGGCCCTCCTGCTCTGCTGCAAGCAGAAAACCAGGTTGAAGGCAGTGGGGGACGGCAGCCTGGTTGCCAACAGGAACAAGTCTTCTCACCACGACACCAACTCGGCCTACATCCTCTCCCCCAAGTCGCAGAAGAAGCTCGTGGACCAGGCCTGCGGGCCAAGCAACTCGAGGGATGTCTTCACGTCGGTGGGACAGCAGCAGAATGCGCAGAGCGCCTCCACCCTGATCAACACTCGGATAGAGCCCTACTACAGCATCTACAACAGCAGCATGTCCCAGGAAGGCAGCACCCCCACGGGTCTGCAGCCCAGGAAATACACATGCGGCTCTGCCCAGTCCTACACTGGGATGTACTACCACATCTCAAAGACATCGGACTTCATGCAGGACTGCGACAGCACTTCAGCAAAACATATTCCTGTTCCATCTGTCTAGACCCAGCGTACGGACATCAAAATGGTACAAGGCAAAACgtacaatgtggttcactctgtgGTGGAAAGAGTTTCCTGCTTGGAAGCAGGCAAATATGAGTAACGAGAGGACGTTCTTTACTGGACGGCAATTTGCTGCATGCACTGTTAAAATATCAAATATGACGATGAACACTGCTTAATAGATAACGACCTGTATAAATCTGGTGCAGCATGGCTTACTTATGTGTCCCTTTGCAATCGTGTATCCTGCAAATTGTGTAACTATTCACCCAGAAGGTCAAATAGTTTGAAACCTGAGAGCAGGATGAACTACGTTGGTGGTGTAGAAACTAGCATTCATTAAACTGGCTTGCTGAACAGATGGAAACCAGCTACAACTCCATATAAATGGTTACGCCAcccatgcaatagctgttccaaGACTTTTTGTCAGCCTAGCAGTCACCCGGGCAAGCAAAAAAACTGGCGTGGGTGGATTTTTCCCTCCGCCTTCTCGATCGTATCTTCCAACAAGGTTGAGCGTTGAGCAGCGCCGGAGCTAATCACTGTTCGGACCAGTCCTTGTCTCCAACCAGTAGAATCGTGTGTGCACCCATTGAGCTGCACTAGTGCACTGTACATAGTTACGCCACCAAATAGGGAGTTATCCACAAAACGACACCTTCCAGACAACAACTGTGTATGAAGTATAAAATAATTCAACTTATGCGACACAAAGTCTTCCGCAAAAACATTCACGGGAAGAAACAATTTTGCCGACTCTGGGCTTAAAATGGACCCCAAGAGCCACAGGGTCAGGATCGCTGCGCCTCAGGTGGTGCACACAGAAGAGGCCCACGCAATTCCTttcttcagcactccctccatcactgaacaAATGGCAGCATTGAGGGCGAAGCAGAGACggggagtggagggtggaggtggtgaagaGTAGATTACTCCTTTCGGCTGCCCTTGAGATTGCTACACCTGAGCTGCACTGCTGAAGGTTCGCCAGGAACGTCGGAAGGCTGAATGGGCCCATCCGATGAAAATGCCCTGAAGGGATGCCGCGGGAGTTCCTCCAATGAAAGGGGGCTCTGCTCAAAGGGGAGGAGCCCTGCAGTGAAGGACAGTGCGCTGCAGAGCTGCAAGGCCACGACAAGAAATTCAAATACTGTTTCAGCTGCGGCCTGAACACAGGggcaggtgaggagaaatttgctGCTTTTAACAAGGTGGGTGTTTAGTCATGCATCATACTCTGAAAATATTTGACATATCTATCATCAGAGTAAAATCTGGTATCCCATCAGTGAGAGACAATGCAGTACACATTGTATCGCATATACTCCAAAGAATCCCTGAGCAGAACTCATACCATGAACTCACCTCTGATGTGTTAACACTGGGCATTATCGTGTACAGTGACCACAAGCTCCTTCAACGCTGTTACGTTTACTTGGCATGGCGACTTCCTTTATTgtttcaggggatgtgggtgccactgaccattcgttgcccatccctaattacagtTGAACCGAGGGGCTcgctgggctatttcagaggggggCGGTTCGGAGTCAGCCACattccgtgggtctggagtcacgtgtgggcCAGACCGGATAAGGACGGCATATTTACTCCCGTGAAGGGACATTAGTGTTTTAACAAaactcaatgatagtttcatggtgagATTAGCTTTGTAGATTTTACAGTATTAATTGAATACATTTCACCagttgccatggtaggatttgaacctgagcTATATTCAAGCTTATTTGCCTGCGATCTATTTTTCCCAACCAACCTACCTTCGGGAGCGAcgtcggccgaccttcacaacccaccatttccgtttacctttaatgtgacaggtaagcctgcttggtccccaagatctcacttgctttgttgttgtgttacatttctgataatggcttcagctgatgatttaagatctcactgtgtCCGTTGAaagaaaaatcaagaggtttgtccaatgcctttgaagttttgagggtttcaatctttcatttgccagtacttccctgcatataacacacatgggctttgcacccTGATttccagtggcacaattaataaacccacacctcaagtaatcaaCTTTacgctgctttgttcctgttttcagcttctacattggttgttcaccagaggccctgaagcTCACACCAGCATTGCCGGCAGCTACAaagtggaggaatctctctcgccgccCATAGCACATGAATTCAGTGTACGGCActcatgacctgctctctgccgcctcgCCAGACAGGAAGACTccgtagatttttaaaaatctgtgtttgtgttcaaaacaaaaactttttttttccaattaaggggcaattttagcatggcaattttacctaccctgtacatctttgggttgtaggggtgagacccacgcagacacagggaaaatgtgcaaactccacacggacagtgacccggggctggaattggaaccggttcctcggcgccgtgaggcagcagcaccgaccactgcgccacctttttaaaaagaaactctGCTCCTGGGCCAGTGCGCTTACGTCAGGAGGAGGCATACTGTCCCGGCTGGTCTCCGGGCCTGTGCTGAGGGGGCCACGCATTCCTCGGATGGCCAGCGTTCTGAAAGCATGTCACAGCCAGCATTTTTAGAAGCCAGTTGGGCACTACTTCCCGCAA
The sequence above is drawn from the Scyliorhinus canicula chromosome 31, sScyCan1.1, whole genome shotgun sequence genome and encodes:
- the LOC119958818 gene encoding probable G-protein coupled receptor 75 — protein: MDIQSSFVKEKLLLSMNATPECILPVLADCSPAKNQTEVQTAIHKVTLATCSLLLALVFCLGSYGNLIVFSSFFNPAFRKFRTHFDFMILNLSFCDLFVCLVAVPMFGFVMFFDDRSSMSDTFCFAFHLTSTGFVIMSLKTVAVIAVYRLRMVLGQQSNQPSSFACTLLLTIVLWVISFILATLSAMNKYHSSRICVPLLGLMNEEGKAILYTYVVDFTLCVGIVAISYALIAQTLHRNAQVRRCPVITVVDPKKPDCFVPPDGSEPSLYRQQKCNKPPHVQTHLYTHNKSKNATSSNKKLEQTVNLSAVKDSKAVVTCVMILLSVVCCLPLGVALVHDVLSSESSFIVYQFELCGLTLVFFRSGLNPFIYSRNNSGLRKKVAWCVQLAALLLCCKQKTRLKAVGDGSLVANRNKSSHHDTNSAYILSPKSQKKLVDQACGPSNSRDVFTSVGQQQNAQSASTLINTRIEPYYSIYNSSMSQEGSTPTGLQPRKYTCGSAQSYTGMYYHISKTSDFMQDCDSTSAKHIPVPSV